Proteins from a single region of Carassius gibelio isolate Cgi1373 ecotype wild population from Czech Republic chromosome A5, carGib1.2-hapl.c, whole genome shotgun sequence:
- the LOC127997356 gene encoding uncharacterized protein LOC127997356: protein MAALSPQAMILRVVEPDRARKLKLSSRPASVDALIAVIKEQLEIDLDFSLKYEDPDFDGKLTSLSDIDELPQKAVVHVSFEQDSSSVASTETMSSVSSSERGRRWPSHIFPIPTFSFDVELRLREGNAEFEKNNKQLQLTRDIKHDILEKLASVMYGYKAYPSDKEIAMVAEALVVKHPCLKEAGSQTGWNGWKNSLKFKMGNYRSKMRRAGCPEITVNAGKRSAMNPDNESSHSNIKRPKRAEVNFLPNFPQGENPSTLEQLRQKIVDEMKKAEKNLPLIKKMMQTTFALRRQTIVKTCPPVKELMELWPALKMESEVYAEFQRITNENLPNTFYSELDRHLPRLMTLFRQKASRTGKTSDTLTEILRIHDDQEFHDIHTKRVTVLHALPVYLREDVSGFLRTCMDTSDEPELLDVAVALLTVIKDNDTSPVHFQPVKISVVIESEIVGSLSRFADAFLVMFGLIYALHLNYPRGLTNTFEFIQKILLGLDEGKLSPKLQSLKNDLMCM from the exons ATGGCAGCTTTATCTCCACAAGCCATGATCCTTCGTGTTGTTGAGCCAGACCGGGCTAGAAAATTAAAACTTAGTTCACGACCAGCCTCTGTTGATGCACTGATTGCTGTTATAAAAGAACAGCTGGAAATAGACCTTGACTTCAGTTTAAAATATGAAGACCCTGACTTTGATGGAAAACTTACTTCCCTCTCTGACATTGATGAGTTGCCACAGAAAGCTGTTGTGCATGTGTCATTTGAGCAAGATTCCAGCTCTgttgcatcaacagaaacaatgTCAAGTGTATCATCCTCAGAACGTGGGAGAAGATGGCCTTCACATATTTTTCCAATTCCCACATTTTCTTTTGACGTTGAACTGAGACTTCGGGAAGGTAATGCTGAATTTGAGAAGAACAACAAGCAACTTCAGTTAACTAGAGacataaaacatgacattttagaaAAGCTAGCATCTGTGATGTATGGCTACAAGGCTTATCCCAGTGATAAGGAGATAGCAATGGTAGCTGAGGCTCTTGTGGTAAAACATCCTTGCTTGAAAGAAGCAGGATCTCAGACTGGCTGGAATGGGTGGAAAAATAGCCTCAAATTTAAGATGGGGAACTATAGGAGCAAGATGAGAAGGGCTGGATGTCCAGAGATCACTGTAAATGCTGGAAAAAGGAGTGCAATGAATCCTGACAATGAATCTTcacattcaaatattaaaagaCCCAAACGAGCAGAAGTAAACTTTTTGCCCAACTTTCCCCAAGGAGAAAATCCCTCAACTCTTGAACAGTTGAGACAGAAAATTGTTGATGAAATGAAGAAAGCTGAGAAGAACTTACCACTTATAAAAAAGATGATGCAAACCACCTTTGCTCTGCGGCGACAGACCATAGTGAAGACATGCCCACCAGTAAAAGAGCTCATGGAACTCTGGCCTGCACTCAAAATGGAATCTGAG gtgTATGCAGAGTTCCAACGGATTACAAACGAGAACCTGCCCAACACATTCTACTCTGAGCTTGACCGACATCTTCCTAGACTGATGACCCTGTTCAGACAGAAAGCATCCAGAACCGGGAAGACATCAGATACTTTAACTGAAATCCTAAGAATCCATGATGACCAG gagtTTCATGACATACACACCAAACGTGTCACTGTTCTTCATGCGCTTCCTGTGTATCTACGTGAGGACGTCTCTGGGTTTTTAAGGACCTGCATg gacACATCTGATGAGCCAGAGCTTTTAGATGTTGCAGTGGCCCTCCTCACAGTCATCAAAGATAATGACACAAGTCCAGTTCACTTCCAGCCTGTGAAAATCTCTGTTGTCATCGAAAGTGAGATTGTGGGCAGCCTCTCCAGATTTGCTGATGCCTTCCTGGTAATGTTTGGACTAATCTATGCACTACACCTCAACTATCCCAGGGGACTGACCAACACTTTTGAATTCATTCAAAAGATTTTGCTTGGTCTTGATGAGGGTAAACTGTCACCCAAGTTACAGAGTCTCAAAAATGACTTGATGTGTATGTAG